A DNA window from Spirochaetaceae bacterium contains the following coding sequences:
- a CDS encoding UvrD-helicase domain-containing protein — MTRKPSHRAAGSSPAPPDPERATGNGPGRPVDHEIRAAATGDLDTSFFLEAGAGTGKTRILVERVVEIVRRGAAEIRQVVVITFTEKAAGELRARIRDSLHAEIEHAAEPHRSRCRAALRDLVSAHIETIHAFASSLLREFPLEAGVNPGFQQLDEVASRVDFQEQWDDWIWNVEGPRLAAVEYCLRLGMSLDTVHEVAGILDRHRELRLSGAAARRPDAARVLRRMQDLRTAGDRLAEACTRAHDRGLSSFRTLRDQLIAVEQLARSAPGPRRSVLIEAALHAVWFRPAQGNRRNWRSEEALEEMRALQREARDQLARYQARLNDDALHRLAGALTVFVRNAAAERRRAGKLNFDDLLIEARALVAGNAAVRAALRDRYRFLLVDEFQDTDPLQAEMVFLLAADEPTAAPASPRPSWQEVALRPGKLFIVGDPKQSIYRFRRADIDTYLRAKEVFRRQPDGQARIATVSQNFRSVPEITDWVNATFAAVLRPSAQFPGAQPAYRPIHAYRDAAGHPRVRLMYPAADLHDTKLAELRRDEAAAVTRLIADLVGNPSWQIAAEDSAAGVRSIALRDICILVETRTAVEVYTEALAGHGVPYIVDGGRDFFQHQEINDVASILRAVDDPSDQVSLVAALKSAAFCCSDVDLLQHRIAGGRFSLLGRTFPDTPVGRGLRQLAALYETKNRVTLPFLVDRAIRANFLAEPLLITSRDRQRVANLRAIVDRAAEFAVGETDALRPFVRWLTARQGDPGGERDLHLAETDDDVVRVMTVHGAKGLEFPVVILAKLSAGINHGAARSVVDRDRGMLEFAVGNRDNRFSTPGFAAAAAREQAYGHAEQARLLYVAATRARDLLVVSAFRSEEHPGMFVHLPDLPSWVSVFDGGLRNAPAGARAILDTDLPEARRPAQPAPARFPVDLSDQWRQHHARRTAHLEQGPRYTTPSMLAAEAHKEPRETEPPDRSAPEKDLDRFGDADRALGTADGAAGVAFVGSSAGLRRGSLVHEVLYRCALGDEADAAAWARRLAGEQGVPELADEVKRHAATVINSAAMLRVRSARRVLRELPVAWYDGRDGGDGRYVEGFVDLAFEEADGWVLADYKTDALPAAGPDGVRALQARYRPQLDQYRRAVEAAGMRVAGYGLWLTTTGKLHLW; from the coding sequence GTGACACGCAAGCCAAGCCACCGGGCCGCGGGCTCGTCACCGGCCCCACCCGATCCCGAACGCGCAACCGGCAACGGGCCGGGGCGACCGGTCGACCACGAAATCCGCGCCGCCGCCACCGGGGATCTGGACACCAGCTTCTTCCTGGAAGCGGGCGCCGGTACCGGCAAGACGCGCATTCTGGTCGAGCGCGTGGTCGAGATCGTGCGCCGCGGAGCGGCCGAAATTCGGCAGGTGGTGGTGATCACGTTCACCGAAAAGGCGGCCGGCGAACTGCGCGCGCGGATCCGGGACAGCCTGCACGCTGAGATCGAACATGCCGCCGAGCCGCACCGCTCCCGCTGCCGTGCCGCCCTGCGTGACCTTGTGAGTGCTCACATTGAAACCATCCACGCGTTCGCATCCAGCCTGTTACGCGAGTTTCCCCTCGAGGCGGGTGTCAATCCCGGATTTCAGCAGCTCGACGAGGTGGCCAGCCGGGTCGACTTCCAGGAGCAGTGGGACGACTGGATCTGGAACGTCGAAGGGCCCCGCCTGGCCGCCGTCGAGTACTGCTTACGCCTAGGCATGTCGCTCGACACCGTCCACGAGGTGGCCGGTATCCTGGACCGTCACCGCGAACTGCGGTTGTCCGGCGCGGCCGCGCGCCGCCCGGACGCCGCGCGCGTCCTGCGGCGCATGCAGGATCTGCGCACCGCGGGCGACCGCTTGGCCGAGGCCTGCACCCGGGCCCACGACCGCGGCCTGTCCAGTTTCCGCACGTTGCGCGATCAATTGATTGCGGTGGAACAACTTGCCCGTAGCGCACCGGGTCCTCGCCGGAGCGTCCTCATCGAGGCGGCGCTGCATGCGGTGTGGTTTCGGCCGGCGCAGGGGAACCGCCGCAACTGGCGCTCGGAGGAGGCGCTCGAGGAGATGCGCGCACTGCAGCGGGAGGCCCGCGACCAGCTCGCGCGCTACCAGGCCCGGCTCAACGACGATGCCCTGCACCGCCTCGCCGGTGCGCTGACCGTGTTCGTCAGGAACGCGGCGGCCGAACGGCGGCGTGCCGGCAAACTCAACTTCGACGACCTGTTGATCGAGGCGCGGGCACTGGTTGCAGGCAACGCTGCCGTGCGCGCCGCGCTGCGCGACCGGTACCGCTTTCTCCTGGTCGACGAATTCCAGGACACCGACCCGTTGCAGGCCGAGATGGTGTTTCTGCTCGCTGCCGACGAACCAACCGCAGCGCCCGCGAGCCCCCGCCCCTCCTGGCAGGAGGTGGCGCTGCGGCCGGGCAAACTGTTCATCGTGGGCGATCCGAAGCAGTCGATTTACCGCTTTCGGCGTGCCGACATCGACACCTACCTGCGCGCCAAGGAGGTGTTTCGGCGCCAGCCGGATGGGCAGGCGCGGATCGCCACGGTGTCGCAGAACTTCCGCTCGGTGCCGGAAATCACCGACTGGGTGAACGCCACGTTCGCCGCCGTGCTCAGGCCCAGCGCCCAGTTTCCCGGCGCCCAACCGGCCTACCGGCCCATCCACGCCTACCGCGATGCGGCGGGACACCCGCGGGTCAGGCTGATGTATCCCGCCGCCGACCTGCATGACACCAAGCTCGCCGAGCTGCGCCGTGACGAGGCCGCCGCCGTGACGCGCCTGATCGCGGACCTGGTTGGCAACCCGAGTTGGCAGATCGCCGCGGAGGACAGCGCCGCCGGCGTGCGCTCCATCGCCCTGCGCGACATCTGCATCCTGGTGGAGACCCGCACCGCGGTGGAGGTATACACCGAGGCGTTGGCCGGCCACGGCGTGCCCTACATCGTCGACGGTGGGCGCGACTTCTTTCAGCACCAGGAGATCAACGACGTGGCCTCGATCCTGCGCGCGGTCGACGACCCGAGCGACCAGGTCTCGCTGGTGGCGGCGTTGAAGTCGGCGGCGTTCTGCTGCTCCGACGTCGACCTGCTGCAGCACCGCATCGCGGGCGGCCGCTTCAGTCTGCTGGGCCGGACGTTTCCCGACACCCCCGTGGGCCGGGGCCTGCGCCAACTGGCAGCGCTGTATGAGACCAAGAACCGTGTGACGCTGCCGTTTCTGGTCGACCGCGCGATCCGCGCCAATTTCCTGGCGGAACCGCTGTTGATCACCAGCCGAGACCGGCAACGCGTTGCCAACCTGCGCGCCATCGTCGACCGGGCCGCCGAATTCGCGGTGGGCGAGACCGACGCGCTGCGTCCGTTCGTACGCTGGCTCACCGCCCGCCAAGGCGACCCCGGCGGCGAACGGGACCTGCACCTGGCGGAGACCGACGACGACGTGGTACGCGTCATGACCGTGCACGGCGCCAAGGGGCTGGAGTTCCCGGTGGTGATCCTGGCCAAGCTCAGCGCCGGCATCAACCATGGTGCGGCCCGCTCGGTAGTGGACCGCGACCGCGGCATGCTGGAGTTCGCGGTCGGCAACCGCGACAACCGATTCAGTACGCCGGGGTTCGCGGCCGCCGCGGCCCGCGAGCAAGCCTACGGCCACGCTGAGCAGGCGCGCCTACTGTACGTGGCCGCTACCCGCGCGCGTGACCTGCTGGTGGTGTCGGCGTTCCGGTCCGAAGAACACCCCGGCATGTTCGTGCACCTTCCCGACCTGCCCTCCTGGGTGTCGGTGTTCGACGGCGGCTTGCGCAACGCGCCGGCGGGGGCGCGCGCAATCCTCGACACCGACCTCCCGGAAGCGCGGCGACCGGCGCAGCCGGCCCCGGCCCGCTTTCCGGTCGACCTCTCCGACCAATGGCGGCAGCACCACGCGCGCCGCACCGCGCACCTGGAGCAGGGGCCGCGGTATACCACCCCGTCGATGCTGGCCGCCGAGGCGCACAAGGAGCCGCGCGAAACCGAGCCGCCCGACCGCAGTGCGCCAGAGAAGGACCTGGACCGTTTCGGGGATGCCGACCGAGCACTCGGTACGGCAGATGGCGCGGCGGGGGTTGCCTTCGTCGGTTCATCGGCCGGCCTGCGACGCGGCTCGCTGGTGCACGAGGTGCTGTACCGCTGCGCGCTCGGCGACGAAGCGGACGCCGCGGCGTGGGCGCGGCGTCTCGCCGGTGAGCAAGGCGTGCCGGAACTCGCAGACGAGGTGAAGCGCCACGCCGCCACCGTCATCAACAGCGCCGCCATGCTGCGCGTGAGGTCTGCCCGCCGAGTGCTGCGCGAACTGCCGGTTGCATGGTACGACGGGCGTGACGGCGGGGATGGGCGGTATGTGGAAGGGTTCGTGGACCTGGCATTCGAGGAAGCGGACGGCTGGGTGCTGGCCGACTACAAGACCGATGCCCTGCCCGCGGCAGGCCCGGACGGCGTACGCGCGCTGCAGGCACGCTACCGTCCCCAGTTGGATCAGTACCGCCGGGCCGTCGAGGCCGCCGGCATGCGGGTAGCCGGGTACGGCCTGTGGCTCACCACCACCGGCAAACTGCACCTCTGGTAA